The sequence below is a genomic window from Actinokineospora baliensis.
GCCCGGCGAGCGGCTGAAGATCGTCGCGGGGACCCAGGTGCACCGCAAGGACGAGCGCGGCAAGCGGACCGTCACCGTGACCGCGCTGCTCGGCACGGCGACCGACAGCAAGACGATCAAGCTCCCCTGGCACCCCATCTGCTGCGAGCACGACCACACCCGGCCGCCCACGACCACCACCACGACGTCGCCGCCGACAACCGCGACCACCCCCACCCAGCCGCCTACGACGACCACCACGAAACCCACGACCGGACCCACGGTCACCACGACGCGGCCAACACCCACAGTGACGACGACAACCACCCAGAAGCCGAAGCCGACGACGACCACGAAGCCGCCGCACAAGCCGCTCATCAGCATCTGCCTGGAAATCGGACTTAGGGGCTGGAAAGGGTTGGACCTGGACTGCTGATCAGTGACGCAGCCGACTCACCGGCCCGGTTGCCGAGTGTGCGCAGATCAGGGCCGATAGACTCCGCCGCCATGGCCTTCGTGGACACGCTGCTGACCCGCCTGCCCAAGCCGGTGCGGTCGCTGCTCATCAAGCACCGCGAGCTGTTGAAGTTCGCGGTCGTCGGCGGCGTGTGCTTCATCGTCACCAACGCGATCAACTACGCGCTGAAGCTCACCGTGCTCAACCGCAACCCGGTGACCGCGCTGATCGTGGCGGTCATCATCGCGACGATCGTGTCGTACATCCTCAACCGGGAGTGGTCCTTCCGGCACCGCGGTGGCCGCGAGCGCCCGCACGAGGCCGCGCTGTTCTTCCTGATCAGCGGGATCGGCGTGGGGCTCAACGCGCTGCCGCTGTGGATGTCGCGGTACCTGTTCGACCTGGCCGTGCCGCACGTGTCGCTGCTGACCCAGGAGATCGCCGACTTCGGCTTCGGCATCATCCTCGGCACCCTGGTCGCGATGGTGTTCCGCTGGTGGGCCTTCAAGAAGTGGGTCTTCCCCGTGGCCGAGGCCCGGGTCCGCAGGCTGCGCCCGGTCGACACCGGCAACGACGAGCGGGCCGCCTAGCGCGGGGAGCGCCCGGTCGGCCAGTTCAGGCCGGGCAGGTCGCCCGCCTTCGGTACGGGCAGGAACACCGTGAACGTCGGTGGCCGAGCCGTGGACAGCTCGAGCCTGCCGCCGTCGGACTCGACGAGGGCGCGCGCCAGAGCCAGCCCCAAGCCGGTGGAGCCGCCGCCGGACACGCCCCGGTCGAAGATGTGGGGCGCGAGCTCGTCCGGAACGCCGTTGCCCGCGTCCGTGACGTCGATGACGACGGTCTCGCCGCCCACCGACTCGCCTGAGCGCGCAGACAGGGCCACTGTGCCGCCGCCGTGGCGTAGTGCGTTGTCCAGAAGGACGCCAATGGCCTCGCGGAGCCGCGCGGGCGTTACTCGTGCCATCAGCCCTGGGGTGATGCGCATCCTCAGAGTGCGTCCCTCGGAGCGCAGCATCTCGCGCCACTCGTTGGCGATCGGCGTGAGCTCGCTCGCGAGGTCTACCGGTTCCGCGTCGACGGCACGTGCCTCGCGCGCGGCCGCGAGCAGCTCGTCGAGCACGTCAGCAAGACGCTCGGCTTGGTCTAGGGCCTCGCTGGCCTCCGCGGCGGCGTCCTGGTCGGGCACCATCGTCAGCGCCTCTAGGCGCAACTGCAGCGCTGTGAGCCTGCTGCGCAACTGGTGCGAGACGTCCCCGACCAAGTCACGTTCTCGTTGGACGAGCTGGGCGAGCGCAGTCGCCGACGCGTCGAGGGCCTCGGCGACCATGTCTAGCTCATAGAGGTCGTAGCGGGCGCGGTCGAGCCGGAAGTCCCCCGCGCCGAGACGGGCCGCGCGGTCGGCCACGTGGCGCAGTGGGCGGGCCAACCGCCGCGCGGTGACGATGGCGACCACCGTGCCCACGGCGACCGTCAGGACGACCACCAGGGCCACGAGCGCGGCGACCTGGGTCTGCCGCGTGCGCATGGGGGCGGCATCGATCTCGAGCCGGACGATGCCCTGCCGCGACATGGGCACCTCTTCGGCGACCACGTCCTCCACCGGCCACGGCCCCCACGTGCGGTCGACCTCGCTGGGGAACTTCACCGTCAACCTGCCGCCGGTCGGCACCGCCAGCCGCACCTTGTCCAGGTTCACCGGCTTGCCGTTGGCGATCTCGTCGTCGAGCGTCGCCGCGATCTGCTGCGCCCGCACCGCCAGGTCCTCCCTGGTCAGGCTCTCCACCACCTGCAACGCGGTGTACCCGAGCGGGATGCCCAGGGCGCACGCGGTGACCGTCACGGCGAGCAGGATGGCCAGGAGGATGCGGCGGCGCACGGGCTACTCGGCGTTGAAGCGGAAACCGACCCCGCGCACGGTCGCGATCCGCCGCTCGGTCGAGCGGGGACCGCCCTCACCGAGCTTGCGGCGCAGCCACGACATGTGCATGTCCAGGGTCTTGCTGGTCTTGAGCTCCGGGTCGCTCCACACCTCGGTGAGGATCTCCTCGCGGGTCACGACCTGGCCCGCGCGCTGGATCAGCACCCGCAGCAGCTCGAACTCCTTGTTCGCGAGGGTGATCTCGGTGCCGTCGACGGTGACCACGCGCGCGGCGAGGTCCATCCGCACGCCGTTGACGTCGATGGCGCCGGGGGCCTGCCTGCGCAGCAGGGCCCGGATCCTGGCCAGCAGCTCGGCGAGCCGGAACGGCTTGGCGACGTAGTCGTCGGCGCCCGCGTCCAGGCCGACGACGAAGTCCACCTCGTCGGCCCTGGCGGTCAGCATCAGCACCGGGATGCCCCGGCCCGCCGCGCGTAACCGCCTGCAGACGTCGAGCCCGTCGATCCCGGGCAGGCCCAGGTCGAGGACGAGCAGGTCGGGGTGGCCGGTGGAGGCCACCTCCAGCGCGGCGTGGCCGTCGCCGACCACCCGCACCTCATAGCCCTCCCGGTGCAAAGCACGCGACAGGGGGTCCGCGATAGCCGCGTCGTCCTCGGCCAGCAACACCACGCTCACGTGCTCCAGGGTAGGCGTGACACGATCGCGCCCGTGTCAAGCGACGACCTGACTTTTGCCCTCCGGTTGGCCGACACGGCCGACGCGATCACCCGCACCCGCTTCCAGGCCGTTGACCTGGTGGTGGAGCGCAAGCCGGACCGCACCCCGGTGACCGACGCCGACACCGCGGTGGAGGACGCGGTGCGCGCGCTGCTCGCGGACACCCACCCCGGGGACGCCGTGGCGGGCGAGGAGCGGGGCGGCGCCGTCGGCGCGGGGCGGACCTGGGTGCTGGACCCGATCGACGGCACGAAGAACTTCCTGCGCGGGGTGCCCGCGTGGGCAACGCTGATCGCGTTGGTCGTCGACGGGGTGCCGCAGGTGGGTGTGGTCAGCGCGCCCGCGTTGGGCAGCAGGTGGTGGGCAGCGCGGGGCCAGGGTGCCTGGGTGAGCTGCGGGGGTGGCGAGCCCCAGCGGATCTCGGTGTCGGGTGTGCGGTCGCTCGAAGACGCCTACCTGTCCACCACG
It includes:
- a CDS encoding GtrA family protein, which gives rise to MAFVDTLLTRLPKPVRSLLIKHRELLKFAVVGGVCFIVTNAINYALKLTVLNRNPVTALIVAVIIATIVSYILNREWSFRHRGGRERPHEAALFFLISGIGVGLNALPLWMSRYLFDLAVPHVSLLTQEIADFGFGIILGTLVAMVFRWWAFKKWVFPVAEARVRRLRPVDTGNDERAA
- a CDS encoding sensor histidine kinase, which encodes MRRRILLAILLAVTVTACALGIPLGYTALQVVESLTREDLAVRAQQIAATLDDEIANGKPVNLDKVRLAVPTGGRLTVKFPSEVDRTWGPWPVEDVVAEEVPMSRQGIVRLEIDAAPMRTRQTQVAALVALVVVLTVAVGTVVAIVTARRLARPLRHVADRAARLGAGDFRLDRARYDLYELDMVAEALDASATALAQLVQRERDLVGDVSHQLRSRLTALQLRLEALTMVPDQDAAAEASEALDQAERLADVLDELLAAAREARAVDAEPVDLASELTPIANEWREMLRSEGRTLRMRITPGLMARVTPARLREAIGVLLDNALRHGGGTVALSARSGESVGGETVVIDVTDAGNGVPDELAPHIFDRGVSGGGSTGLGLALARALVESDGGRLELSTARPPTFTVFLPVPKAGDLPGLNWPTGRSPR
- a CDS encoding response regulator transcription factor, with the protein product MVLLAEDDAAIADPLSRALHREGYEVRVVGDGHAALEVASTGHPDLLVLDLGLPGIDGLDVCRRLRAAGRGIPVLMLTARADEVDFVVGLDAGADDYVAKPFRLAELLARIRALLRRQAPGAIDVNGVRMDLAARVVTVDGTEITLANKEFELLRVLIQRAGQVVTREEILTEVWSDPELKTSKTLDMHMSWLRRKLGEGGPRSTERRIATVRGVGFRFNAE
- the hisN gene encoding histidinol-phosphatase, with the protein product MSSDDLTFALRLADTADAITRTRFQAVDLVVERKPDRTPVTDADTAVEDAVRALLADTHPGDAVAGEERGGAVGAGRTWVLDPIDGTKNFLRGVPAWATLIALVVDGVPQVGVVSAPALGSRWWAARGQGAWVSCGGGEPQRISVSGVRSLEDAYLSTTHLGSWVEYHSRERYLALVDACWETRAFGDFWQHCLVAEGAIDLAAEAIVNPWDVAPLQVLVEEAGGRFTDLSGANRYDGGSVLTSNGHLHDGALGLLRDR